One genomic window of Brachionichthys hirsutus isolate HB-005 chromosome 22, CSIRO-AGI_Bhir_v1, whole genome shotgun sequence includes the following:
- the slc38a4 gene encoding sodium-coupled neutral amino acid transporter 4, producing MPGAVDRMELSRVCTEAEDDSTDSLNGRFNESMDSEKATINSQFIDDNDGESQKFLINGLMKKKKYEEYHEEYHPGHTSFGMSVFNLSNAIMGSGILGLSFAMANTGIVLFTLLLAAVAILSLYSVHLLLVTAKEGGSLIYEKLGERAFGWPGKMAAFGSIILQNVGAMSSYLFIVKYELPEVIRAFLALEENSGEWYLNGNYLVVFVSIGVILPLSLLKNLGYLGYTSGFSLSCMVFFLGVMIYKKTQLPCPLPFFYQHSSNLSTNASDALGPHSQLNSSALMDFSRADVSPVTRDARHPAAVHVGPHPDDEAMCKPKYFVFNSQTAYTIPILAFAFVCHPEVLPIYSELKDRSRRKMQNVSNLSILTMLIMYMMSALIGYLTFYDNVEAELLHTFTRVYKFDTMLLLVRVAVLTAVTLTVPIVLFPIRSSITTLLFSGREFSWARHMLIAAAILAFTNTLVIFIPTIRDIFGFIGSSAATLLIFVLPAAFYLRLVKSLPMRSPQKIGAAIFLIVGIVFMIGSLTLIVLDWIHNPAGSSGAH from the exons ATGCCGGGGGCCGTAGATCGCATGGAGCTGAGCCGAGTCTGCACGGAGGCGGAAGACGACAGCACGGACAGCCTGAACGGCCGCTTCAACGAGTCCATGGACTCTGAGAAGGCCACCATCAACAG TCAATTTATTGATGATAATGACGGAGAAAGTCAAAAGTTTCTGATCAATGgactgatgaagaagaagaaatatgaGGAATACCACGAGGAATAT CATCCCGGACACACTTCCTTCGGGATGTCTGTCTTCAACTTGAGCAACGCCATCATGGGCAGCGGCATCCTGGGCCTGTCCTTCGCTATGGCGAACACCGGCATCGTTCTCTTTAC GCTCCTGCTGGCTGCTGTGGCGATCCTCTCCCTATATTCGGTGCATCTGCTCCTCGTGACGGCAAAAGAAGGAG GATCCCTCATCTATGAAAAGCTGGGCGAGAGGGCGTTTGGCTGGCCAGGAAAGATGGCCGCATTCGGATCCATCATTCTGCAGAACGTCGGAG CCATGTCCAGCTACCTCTTTATTGTGAAGTATGAGCTGCCGGAAGTGATCCGAGCTTTCTTGGCTTTAGAGGAAAACTctgg GGAATGGTACCTGAACGGGAACTACCTGGTGGTGTTTGTGTCCATCGGCGTCATTCTGCCGTTGTCGCTCCTTAAAAATCTCG GCTACCTGGGCTACACCAGCGGGTTTTCCCTTTCCTGCATGGTCTTCTTCCTGGGCGTG ATGATCTACAAGAAGACGCAGCTGCCCTGTCCTCTCCCTTTCTTCTACCAACACTCATCCAACCTCAGCACGAACGCCTCCGACGCTCTCGGGCCGCACTCGCAGCTCAACAGCTCGGCTCTGATGGACTTCTCCCGAGCCGACGTTTCCCCGGTGACCCGTGACGCCCGTCACCCCGCCGCCGTCCATGTCGGGCCTCACCCTGACGACGAGGCGATGTGCAAGCCCAAGTACTTTGTCTTCAACTCGCAG actgcgTACACCATTCCCATCCTGGCCTTCGCCTTTGTCTGCCATCCTGAGGTCCTGCCCATCTACAGCGAGCTGAAAGA CCGCAGCCGCAGGAAGATGCAGAACGTCTCCAACCTGTCCATCCTCACGATGCTCATCATGTACATGATGTCCGCGCTGATTGGCTACCTCACCTTCTACG ACAACGTGGAGGCGGAGTTGCTCCACACCTTCACCAGAGTCTATAAGTTCGACACCATGTTGCTGCTGGTCCGTGTGGCGGTTCTCACCGCCGTCACCCTGACCGTCCCCATCGTGCTGTTCCCT ATCCGCTCCTCCATCACCACGCTGCTGTTCAGTGGGCGGGAGTTCAGCTGGGCTCGCCACATGCTGATCGCTGCAGCCATCCTGGCCTTCACCAACACGCTGGTCATCTTCATCCCCACCATAAGAGACATCTTCGGCTTCATCG GCTCATCTGCGGCCACGCTGCTCATCTTCGTCCTCCCGGCTGCTTTCTACCTCCGTCTGGTCAAATCGCTGCCAATGCGCTCCCCACAGAAGATCGGG GCGGCCATTTTTCTCATCGTGGGAATCGTCTTCATGATTGGCAGCTTGACTCTCATCGTCCTCGACTGGATCCACAACCCCGCAGGTTCCAGCGGGGCTCActaa